Proteins from a genomic interval of Zingiber officinale cultivar Zhangliang chromosome 1B, Zo_v1.1, whole genome shotgun sequence:
- the LOC121975063 gene encoding probable E3 ubiquitin-protein ligase ARI2 isoform X1, translating to MADDEDYLSSSDLEDCYLTDQEDVIEENVLQGLEDGREEECHWSLSSVITKESLLAAQKEDLRKVMELLALKEQHARTLLIHYRWDVERIFELLDQKGRDRLFSQAGVTVVNNKGLSTSVNPVTCNVCFETVPTDSITEMDCGHTFCNDCWTEHFIVKINDGQSRRIRCMAPKCSAVCDEASIRNLVSARCPDIADRFDRFLLESYIEDNNKVKWCPSVPHCGNAIRVEGDICSEVECTCGIQFCFSCLSEAHSPCSCLMWDLWIKKCQDESETVNWITVNTKPCPKCHKPVEKNGGCNLVACICGQAFCWLCGGATGRDHTWSNITGHSCGRFKEDQTKNTERARRDLYRYMHYHNRYKAHTDSLKQESNLKETIQGKISISENKQSKIKDYSWVMNGLNRLFRSRRVLSYSYPFAFYMFGDELFKDEMTAEDRDLKQNLFEDQQQQLESNVEKLSMFLEKDFPSCSDDEVMDTMRHIINLSNVVDRLCKQMYQCIENDLLYPLQRATHNIAPYKSKGLQRASELLVLWGSDQSSDMKTIHDAQTDSTPNGTAAICKFRGSTSSDESGWASHKRPRKDAHGGPPLFDLNMPPEVIDKI from the exons ATGGCAGACGACGAGGACTACCTTTCGTCGAGTGATTTGGAAGATTGCTACCTCACTGATCAGGAAGACGTTATCGAAGAGAACGTCCTACAGGGCCTCGAAGACGGGCGTGAGGAAGAGTGCCACTGGTCACTGTCGTCG GTCATCACAAAAGAGTCCCTCCTAGCAGCACAG AAAGAGGATTTGCGGAAGGTGATGGAGCTGCTGGCTCTTAAAGAGCAGCATGCGAGGACCCTTCTTATTCATTACCGCTGGGATGTTGAGAGGATCTTTGAGTTGCTCGATCAAAAGGGAAGGGACAGATTGTTCTCACAAGCAGGAGTAACCGTTGTCAATAACAAAGGCTTATCCACTTCAGTGAATCCAGTCACCTGTAATGTATGTTTTGAGACCGTTCCTACAGATTCAATCACTGAAATGGACTGTGGGCATACTTTCTGCAATGATT GTTGGACTGAGCATTTTATAGTGAAGATAAATGATGGACAAAGCCGTCGCATTAGATGCATGGCACCCAAATGCAGTGCTGTATGTGATGAGGCAAGCATAAGGAATTTGGTCAGTGCAAGGTGTCCAGATATTGCTGATCGTTTTGATAGGTTCCTGCTTGAATCATACATTGAAGAcaataataaggttaaatggtGCCCTAGTGTTCCACATTGTGGAAATGCCATACGTGTTGAGGGTGATATTTGTTCTGAGGTTGAATGTACATGTGGTATACAGTTCTGTTTCAGTTGTTTGTCAGAAGCGCATTCACCTTGTTCATGCTTGATGTGGGATCTATGGATCAAGAAATGCCAGGATGAATCAGAAACTGTTAATTGGATAACAGTGAACACAAAGCCTTGTCCAAAGTGTCACAAACCTGTTGAAAAGAATGGTGGTTGCAATCTTGTTGCATGTATCTGTGGGCAAGCATTTTG TTGGCTGTGTGGTGGGGCTACGGGAAGAGATCATACGTGGTCTAATATCACTGGTCACAGTTGTGGTCGCTTcaaagaagaccaaacaaagaaTACTGAGCGTGCAAGGCGTGACTTATACCGTTATATGCACTATCATAATAGGTACAAGGCTCATACAGATTCTCTCAAGCAGGAAAGCAATCTCAAGGAAACCATTCAGGGGAAGATTTCCATTTCAGAGAACAAGCAATCTAAAATTAAAGACTACAGTTGGGTGATGAACGGACTGAATAGGCTCTTTAGATCAAGACGGGTCCTTTCATATTCGTATCCATTTGCATTCTACATGTTTGGAGATGAGCTCTTTAAGGATGAGATGACAGCAGAGGATCGAGACCTGAAACAGAATTTGTTCGAGGACCAGCAACAACAGCTAGAATCCAATGTTGAGAAGCTATCTATGTTCTTGGAGAAGGATTTTCCAAGTTGTTCTGATGATGAGGTCATGGACACTATGCGGCACATCATAAATCTTTCTAATGTTGTCGACAGACTTTGCAAACAAAT GTACCAGTGCATTGAGAATGACTTGTTGTATCCCCTTCAGCGAGCAACTCACAACATTGCTCCATATAAATCAAAAGGCCTCCAGAGGGCTTCGGAACTATTGGTGTTGTGGGGCTCCGATCAGAGCTCTGATATGAAAACCATTCATGATGCACAAACAGATTCAACTCCCAATGGAACTG CTGCCATATGCAAATTCCGTGGGTCCACGAGTTCAGATGAAAGTGGGTGGGCTTCTCATAAACGACCTAGAAAAGATGCTCATGGCGGTCCTCCTCTGTTTGATCTGAACATGCCTCCTGAGGTGATTGACAAAATCTGA
- the LOC121975063 gene encoding probable E3 ubiquitin-protein ligase ARI2 isoform X2: MADDEDYLSSSDLEDCYLTDQEDVIEENVLQGLEDGREEECHWSLSSVITKESLLAAQKEDLRKVMELLALKEQHARTLLIHYRWDVERIFELLDQKGRDRLFSQAGVTVVNNKGLSTSVNPVTCNVCFETVPTDSITEMDCGHTFCNDCWTEHFIVKINDGQSRRIRCMAPKCSAVCDEASIRNLVSARCPDIADRFDRFLLESYIEDNNKVKWCPSVPHCGNAIRVEGDICSEVECTCGIQFCFSCLSEAHSPCSCLMWDLWIKKCQDESETVNWITVNTKPCPKCHKPVEKNGGCNLVACICGQAFCWLCGGATGRDHTWSNITGHSCGRFKEDQTKNTERARRDLYRYMHYHNRYKAHTDSLKQESNLKETIQGKISISENKQSKIKDYSWVMNGLNRLFRSRRVLSYSYPFAFYMFGDELFKDEMTAEDRDLKQNLFEDQQQQLESNVEKLSMFLEKDFPSCSDDEVMDTMRHIINLSNVVDRLCKQMYQCIENDLLYPLQRATHNIAPYKSKGLQRASELLVLWGSDQSSDMKTIHDAQTDSTPNAAICKFRGSTSSDESGWASHKRPRKDAHGGPPLFDLNMPPEVIDKI; encoded by the exons ATGGCAGACGACGAGGACTACCTTTCGTCGAGTGATTTGGAAGATTGCTACCTCACTGATCAGGAAGACGTTATCGAAGAGAACGTCCTACAGGGCCTCGAAGACGGGCGTGAGGAAGAGTGCCACTGGTCACTGTCGTCG GTCATCACAAAAGAGTCCCTCCTAGCAGCACAG AAAGAGGATTTGCGGAAGGTGATGGAGCTGCTGGCTCTTAAAGAGCAGCATGCGAGGACCCTTCTTATTCATTACCGCTGGGATGTTGAGAGGATCTTTGAGTTGCTCGATCAAAAGGGAAGGGACAGATTGTTCTCACAAGCAGGAGTAACCGTTGTCAATAACAAAGGCTTATCCACTTCAGTGAATCCAGTCACCTGTAATGTATGTTTTGAGACCGTTCCTACAGATTCAATCACTGAAATGGACTGTGGGCATACTTTCTGCAATGATT GTTGGACTGAGCATTTTATAGTGAAGATAAATGATGGACAAAGCCGTCGCATTAGATGCATGGCACCCAAATGCAGTGCTGTATGTGATGAGGCAAGCATAAGGAATTTGGTCAGTGCAAGGTGTCCAGATATTGCTGATCGTTTTGATAGGTTCCTGCTTGAATCATACATTGAAGAcaataataaggttaaatggtGCCCTAGTGTTCCACATTGTGGAAATGCCATACGTGTTGAGGGTGATATTTGTTCTGAGGTTGAATGTACATGTGGTATACAGTTCTGTTTCAGTTGTTTGTCAGAAGCGCATTCACCTTGTTCATGCTTGATGTGGGATCTATGGATCAAGAAATGCCAGGATGAATCAGAAACTGTTAATTGGATAACAGTGAACACAAAGCCTTGTCCAAAGTGTCACAAACCTGTTGAAAAGAATGGTGGTTGCAATCTTGTTGCATGTATCTGTGGGCAAGCATTTTG TTGGCTGTGTGGTGGGGCTACGGGAAGAGATCATACGTGGTCTAATATCACTGGTCACAGTTGTGGTCGCTTcaaagaagaccaaacaaagaaTACTGAGCGTGCAAGGCGTGACTTATACCGTTATATGCACTATCATAATAGGTACAAGGCTCATACAGATTCTCTCAAGCAGGAAAGCAATCTCAAGGAAACCATTCAGGGGAAGATTTCCATTTCAGAGAACAAGCAATCTAAAATTAAAGACTACAGTTGGGTGATGAACGGACTGAATAGGCTCTTTAGATCAAGACGGGTCCTTTCATATTCGTATCCATTTGCATTCTACATGTTTGGAGATGAGCTCTTTAAGGATGAGATGACAGCAGAGGATCGAGACCTGAAACAGAATTTGTTCGAGGACCAGCAACAACAGCTAGAATCCAATGTTGAGAAGCTATCTATGTTCTTGGAGAAGGATTTTCCAAGTTGTTCTGATGATGAGGTCATGGACACTATGCGGCACATCATAAATCTTTCTAATGTTGTCGACAGACTTTGCAAACAAAT GTACCAGTGCATTGAGAATGACTTGTTGTATCCCCTTCAGCGAGCAACTCACAACATTGCTCCATATAAATCAAAAGGCCTCCAGAGGGCTTCGGAACTATTGGTGTTGTGGGGCTCCGATCAGAGCTCTGATATGAAAACCATTCATGATGCACAAACAGATTCAACTCCCAATG CTGCCATATGCAAATTCCGTGGGTCCACGAGTTCAGATGAAAGTGGGTGGGCTTCTCATAAACGACCTAGAAAAGATGCTCATGGCGGTCCTCCTCTGTTTGATCTGAACATGCCTCCTGAGGTGATTGACAAAATCTGA